A window of the Cryptococcus depauperatus CBS 7841 chromosome 5, complete sequence genome harbors these coding sequences:
- a CDS encoding eukaryotic translation initiation factor 3 subunit E → MAQYDLTQGTNMVDYVEQFHAQLGDAEPTDFEKLRQGATAKFQQLQEKAQPVTNVIGDPDAVAKLKSGGDKEMNLEMLRSEYKVVNALYHFGQFQYSLGDYGSAANLLYHFLILSPSPELNISAQWGKLASNILDGDWEAALSQVRDLRDAIDNPHGTSLAKPLAQLQARTWLLHWSLFAFFNLGESQGCQGLIDMFLSPAYLNTIQTSCPHLLRYLVAAAIISRRAAKPVNIRNNRDHIKELTRIVEMEEYQYSDPITGFLKDLFADFDLTQAQQRLTVAESVVRGDFFLSGFADEFVENARYLISEVFCRIHRRIDIGQLSKTLNLSNEEGEKWIVNLIRDSRMGVEAKIDLKENMLHITRPIATPVATLIETTRGLAFRSQAIQFAMQSSIGGEAQRGERGERGVRGGRTRPRTQEVAV, encoded by the exons ATGGCTCAATACGATCTCACCCAG GGCACAAATATGGTGGACTATGTGGAACAATTTCATGCCCAGTTGGGAGATGCGGAGCCCACCGACTTTGAGAAGCTACGGCAAGGAGCTACGGCAAAATTTCAACAACTACAGGAAAAAGCACAACCCGTTACCAACGTGATTGGAGACCCAGATGCGGTGGCAAAGTTAAAGAGCGGCGGTGACAAAGAGATGAATTTGGAGATGCTGAGGTCAGAGTACAAGGTAG TAAACGCGCTTTATCATTTCGGCCAATTCCAATATTCTCTAGGGGATTACGGCTCGGCAGCAAATTTACTTTATCACTTTCTCATTCTGTCTCCGTCACCAGAATTGAACATTTCCGCACAATGGGGTAAACTCGCGTCCAACATACTCGATGGTGACTGGGAAGCTGCCTTATCTCAAGTCCGCGACCTCAGAGATGCCATTGATAACCCCCATGGGACTTCTCTAGCCAAGCCGCTCGCTCAGCTGCAAGCTAGAACATGGCTTCTCCATTGGTCTTTATTCGCCTTCTTTAACCTCGGTGAAAGCCAGGGTTGTCAGGGATTGATAGACATGTTTCTTTCACCCGCTTATCTCAACACTATTCAAACATCCTGCCCGCACCTTCTTCGATACCTTGTCGCTGCCGCCATAATCTCTCGACGAGCGGCCAAGCCTGTCAACATCCGCAATAACAGAGATCACATCAAAGAGCTGACTAGAATtgtggagatggaagaataTCAATATTCTGACCCTATCACTGGTTTCCTCAAGGATCTCTTTGCCGACTTTGACCTGACTCAAGCTCAGCAGCGACTAACGGTGGCTGAGTCAGTGGTGCGAGgtgatttctttttgtctgGTTTTGCAGATGAATTTGTTGAGAACGCGAGATATCTAATCTCCGAAGTATTCTGTCGTATACATAGGAGGATTGATATTGGGCAGTTGTCAAAAACCCTCAACTTATCGAATGAGGAAGGTGAAAAATGGATTGTTAACCTTATCAGAGACTCTAGAATGGGTGTCGAGGCTAAAATTGACCTCAAAGAG AATATGCTTCATATAACACGGCCTATTGCTACACCTGTTGCCACACTTATTGAGACCACCAGAGGTCTTGCATTCAGATCACAGGCCATTCAATTTGCAATGCAGAGCAGTATCGGCGGAGAGGCGCAGCGAGGAGAGCGGGGAGAACGAGGTGTTAGAGGCGGGCGAACGAGGCCTAGAACTCAAGAAGTTGCTGTTTAA
- a CDS encoding receptor-type tyrosine-protein phosphatase beta: MMKIPNSSHIEYVYRVLAEREALRRRSASLPKSHPEQQFYAVDNSCQHRKDNRYANILAYDRTAVKVKGKYLNANVVEDGKGGMWIAAQAPLPQTFDTFFKAIYTGAATGRKPRDVLLVQLTGFEERGIVKADPYMSHKMKDLGLHISPSKRLEELSSVMTEITLEGDRQVAVHHYHFDAWPDHGVPKGSAVRALKALVEEIEDKRKTLGCEFGWHWTDHDVYRPFFSPQPWRTSSTISGGTPSSRLAGR, translated from the exons ATGATGAAAATACCCAACTCTTCTCACATAGAATATGTGTACCGGGTATTAGCAGAGAGAGAGGCGCTTAGGAGGAGATCTGCTTCTCTACCCAAGTCTCACCCAGAGCAGCAGTTTTACGCGGTAGATAATTCTTGCCAACACAGAAAAGACAATCGATACGCCAACATCTTGGCCTATGATCGTACGGCAGTCAAAGTAAAAGGCAAATACCTAAACGCAAACGTGGTAGAGGACGGCAAGGGCGGAATGTGGATAGCTGCTCAG GCACCTCTTCCACAAACCTTTGACacttttttcaaagccaTCTACACGGGAGCAGCAACAGGAAGAAAGCCGAGAGATGTTCTTCTGGTACAGCTCACGGGCTTTGAGGAACGCGGTATCGTCAAGGCAGACCCATACAT GAGCcacaagatgaaggattTAGGGCTACATATCTCTCCATCTAAAAGGCTCGAGGAGCTATCGAGTGTCATGACGGAGATAACGTTGGAAGGCGACCGGCAGGTTGCCGTCCATCATTATCACTTTGATGCTTGGCCTGATCATGGCGTTCCAAAAGGTTCAGCTGTACGGGCTTTGAAAGCGCTGGTGGAGGAGAttgaagacaaaagaaagacattGGGATGCGAG TTCGGCTGGCATTGGACGGACCATGACGTTTATCGccctttcttctctcctcaACCCTGGCGAACCTCATCTACCATCTCTGGTGGGACCCCTTCCTCGAGACTTGCAGGACGATAG